In Festucalex cinctus isolate MCC-2025b chromosome 1, RoL_Fcin_1.0, whole genome shotgun sequence, the sequence CGCATGTCAATTCacagtaattttatatatacaattcaaaatgtttttttttaaatgcatacatttcatcatacattttataattaCATCAAAACAATCCCATattaactcatccactcccagccattttcactgaagtaaccCCCTTCCCAAGTAACccagctgttttgctggattttgactgattttgcaaggcccacagaatattgtcttctattgctataaaaacatggcctctaccaaaagaaagactagagtctcttctttaatcgggggaaaaaagtatatttgcatgtttccgttttgcaacaattagcattagaatatagctgagtttcatcattattatcaaacctgttgagaacactggggaaaagagattgttgcaacatggccctggttgatttcttacactctgctgccacctgctggtcatttttgtaataactgccattgctttaagggtcctcttcaggtcagaagctgcatcaaagcctgtatgctctagcattaaaaaaaaaaaaaaaacgtataaatacgtttttgggaccatggcaatatttaaaattgaatgtgtttttgtttttgggagcaaatgagttaacatgcaTACACTACCTTATACTGTAGTGTGCGTATTCTCACAATGCGCCTTGTCCTCACAGTTTCTTCAAGTTGTTTTCAGCTTCTGCATACAATCTCTTATCGATTTCTGGTGCAACGATTTCTGTTTTGCTTTGCGAAGAAGCTGTGAGCAGGCACAGTGTAATTCagagagtgtgtgcgtgtgtgtgcatgtgcggcATCAGCATGTGCAGCGTGTGTGTCTGGCATTGAGAGGCGGCCCTCTCGCTGTGCACATTGTTAGGCTCTAGTTGTGTGCTCTTGTTGCGTATTTCACATGCAATTATACCTCTGGCCTCCCGGCGTGCCTCCGCCGTTATCAGGCGGGAACAGACCGCCGTTCACAATGCtccttttttttacatggccctCACATCCACGCCTCttgctttttttcttgcaaagatATTACATCGATTAAAATTCTCCCATCTTCACTAATCTGTTTTCTCTCTTACTCTCTTTCTGGCTGTGCCGCAGAACCAGGCAGAGGCTCACTACAAGGGCCACAAGCACACACGCAAGCTCAAAGCCATCGAGGCACAGAAGAACAAGCAGCGGCGGGCCTCGTCTGGTGGCAGGGAGCGAGACAGAGAGCGGGACAGGACCAAGACGTCAGAAGTTGTGGCACCGCCCCCTGTCACGGACCCCAGCTTAGAGGAGGGAACAAGTACGTAAGGCGTGTCTGGAGTGAGGGAGATGTATATGCATATATCTTGGTTGAGGAAGAGGTGCCTATCATCCAACATAGCATCCAACATATTGACATTTCTCTCGCCAAGATTTACTGCCTAATTGTTATCTTCTATTCAAAAGCTGTCCTAATCTCAAATTCAAAGGAAGTAATGCCACCATCAACAGGGATGTGTTAGTCATTACAAACCTAAATTTTAGACAAGCAAGGCGAGACCCTCTTTCACTCCTacttattaaaagaaaaaaaaaatgtgttgaccaATGCATGCGACGATAGCAGTGAACTGATGAATCCCAGTTGCTGAATATAAACATCCCTACATATTGACCCCTGCGTACTTGTGGTTCAGCACATGCAGACTCttcttttatattttgaagtattttttttttttctgcttattCACAAGATTTTGTTTCACATTTCCCCCCGTTGTTCATGTAAAACATGTATACTATAGATATTATCGAATTTTGAAGACATTTTAGggtttgtaaaaaataataaaaaatacccctccccccgccccccacgGCCATTGCATTACAATGGTTGTCatttacatgcagatttttGACCTATCCAAAATAACGTGTCGACTGTATACCACAAATTCGGATCACAAAAAACTTTATTATTTCAAACTCCTCTTACAACATTTTCCTGAAAAATGTATGGCTTAGCTATTATTTGATTTCAGGGGGTGGGAAcagaattaataaaaatatggtGAGGAATCACAGTAACTTCTTCTGATATGGGGTGCGTTTGGAAATACACTCTGAAGTCCGTGCACTACGCTGAGAGGTCGTATGTTTTGGAGTGGCAACGTGTCCCATTAATTTCCAAACGCACCAATCACACACTGTTAGCAAGACAACTACTTGTGGTTTGTTTACGATTCAGCTAAGAAGTaatcagaggtgggcattccatcagtATTGATGGAAGGCCCgtcaatcgtcaacaaaatgggcaTCTGTCATTGGTGGAAACTTTTAAAAATTGACAAATTTAGCATTGACGGAAGTGAGTTTTTGTCCATCAATGTAATTGTCAATCCGTCAATAAATTCAGCAATCCGCCAATGACGGATGTCACATTTTGGTGATGGGCGGGcacatcacatttaaaaaattaaaagtctCGCGCTTCCCCTGCATTCGGGTGTAAGTTGAATAAGTAACACCTGCATGAGCACCCCCACGCACAAATTTGTTTTCaactgagttctatgagaaaccGCACACcttgaacaaaaggctctcacgacttaACGGTTCaagatacagatttcaaaaAGGGTTTGTTAGAACGGCAAGGATTTTGGGGAAAGCGAGCATGTTCTAATTTGTTATATCAGATAAAAAATGACAGCATTAGAGCAggttaaaaaaattgtaaacctCTGCTGCTCGGTTTCAAGGTATAACTGGTTCTCGCTAATCAAGTGGGAACATCTGAGAAAAAAATTATGTGAAGGTAAAAGAGCAAGCAGAATTCTCCTTGAGGTGGACAAGCTAACACTCTGAAGTTAATATTTGCGGCGCACTGGGAAAAACGAACGAAGGCTGAATTAAAAGATGGAGTTGATGGAGAAGCAAAGCACCAGAGAGGAAGTCGATAAGCTGGTTGTTATGCTCTTATGACGACGATAATTGTGTGATTGGCCCGACGTGAAATTGAAATGCGGCCGCGCGAGCCACTGCCAGCCAGCCAGTGCCATTTTGCCAGCCTGTAATGAACACCAGGCGCCAATAACACACCTGCTCCTCTAAACAACTCCAACTCACGGACGTCATCGACTGCCTCATCATCCAAGTGACGTTACCTGCTAAGTGCCGACAGACTGAGCTTTTTTGCATTTTGACGCCGTGTCCACTTAAATCACTTATAATGTCGCTTTGTCATTACAACCCTAAtattgacaggaaaaaaaaactcctgtgtTGCTGCTTTTCAGGTTGCCTGTCAGTTAAAGGAAATTACTTGCTGATTTCttaaaaatgtcccaaaaccAGGCGTTGCAGAGATTGCGCATCTGgccaaaattgttttgaataaataCACATCTATATTgtcaaaatttaaattaaagtaaagaataaaattaaaagagaaaaaaaacattttaaaatggggggaaaatgtgtttttataggTTGGGGTCTtaactttttacattttatattttatcattAAAATGCAATCTGAAACTGATTGTTGTGTAAGTGCAACATTGACCAATAAAATGGCCCGGTTCTTCCTAATGGCCATGTAAGTCACTTGGTGCTAGATATTATTCCTGGGGGCAGAATTGCTTGTCTCAATGAGCCCAATAACAAAGACTGATCACACGCCGCTCaacctttttatgtttttccttAGCAAGTCAGGTATGTAatactaaatgaaaaaaaaaaaaaaaaaaaaaaactaattatcaGTCTCAATCCATTACTGGTCTCAATCTACCGGTCAAAGAATCAATTTTGACTCAGTCTGGGTCCAGACTCAATGTTGCTAGTCACAGGTCGAAAGACGCCATCAtcgatgtttaaaatctattgaTAGAGATTGACATGTGTTCAAGTGATTCAAGTCTTCATTTCACCATTTAAGAGGAGACATCAAAAACGACAAAGTGTTGGCAGGCAAGTGAGTGATGGCGAGGGAGGGCGGGACGGAGGCGTTTCCCCCGGAGACGGCAAACCCGCGTTGCTGATGACAAGCATCAATCACAGTCGACTTTGATTGACTCGTGGCAGGAAGTCCGCGCTAATGATGATTTCATCGTAAGCTTCTTGTCACCTCCTCGGATCACTAACTGTTTTCATTATAAAACAGTGTGTCTTTTAATTGAACTGCTCAAGCTTGGATTCATTTTTGAGTTGCTTTAGAGAGAAAAAAGGAAAGCTCGCTCGTGCCACATTGATCTGAAGATCCATAAAcgagctcctcctcctccgaggCCCCGCAGGCGCTTGCCAATCGTCTGCTCTTCACGCTGTCAGTTTGCCAATCTGGCCGGCCTGTCTGCGACCCATCGCCAAGCCCTGGGACACACTGGCACTCATAAAAGATTCTGTTTATTTAGCAGCACCAACACTTCCCACGGATTTTTCGCTTGCGGCTGAGCATCTCTTTCACCCTGGATTGATACGAAACTCGATCCGTCAGTCAGGAGACTGCTGGTCAAGTAACTTCCACAATGGAGAGTCAAACAGTGCTCTGCATCCTTAACAAGAATTAAGATTTGAGTTGAAAGCTCATCTTGCGTAACGCAAAATCACAGTACATTATGCCGCTAATTCCACTTGGCAAGACCACATGAAAAGGCTTTTGTTGACCTTCATCCGACAAAGCACTTAAGATCAGTCATTTGGGGCAATGATTCCCAATCAGGGTGCCATGCCTGGGAGGTCATGGAAAAGTGTCCAATTTCACTCACTTTGTCTGAAAATGATCATTTCATGGCAAATATGTATCTGTTCATCTATCGATTTCAGTGACGTTTCATGATAAGCAGAACAACGAAATGCTCTTCCACAAGATGGAAGATGAACAGTAAATCTGTGTATCCACCTTTTTCCATTAATACAATAGAATAAGGCCCATATTCCACACAGTGTTTGAAATATGTGAGTTAACTGAGACAATGCCATCATTGTTTTAGTACTTGTATTCTGCGACATTTAGGTCATATGCCGTGAGAATAATGTCTGCCTTTACTCAGTAAAATTTGGGTTCTTAACActgtgtcatggtttgggttgattttgttacttttgtcagggctcaggtttaattttggtttaatttgattttgccctcatgtttctttaagttcagtcatgatctgtgttttgcgttgttgtccttgtgtgcccccctggttttgtcaagcattgtcatgtccacctgtgtttgccggCCCTTCCTCAtatgtcaaccaatcagaatcctctgccacttgtgtcttgcccagctgtgtctaattgtgtcaattaatatgtgtgtgtatttagtctcttgtctcccagCTGTCCTTgtcattcattgttgttttcaccCTGTCATGCTGACGTTTTTTCGTCTTGTTGTTTCCCCAATGTCTTgctttgcttaccttttggagtttccttttgcttttgcttttgGTTTAATTCAATTCCCTTTTTAcgtcacctctgcctcctcaacctgcttctctgcatttgggtccacaaccacacTGCAAACCTGACACACTGTCTGACTCTGATATCGTGGATTTGGGATTTAATATCAAGAGCAAATCTGCAGTGACAGCAGTGCTTTGatgagaaaatgttttattgtgatTATATATAACCACCCAGATGTGTTGTAGATTTCTATCAGTGTATCACATCACTAACCTTAACTTGGTCTTTGTCTTGATTCTGTCTCAGCCATTAAAGCCCAAGTCCAGTCCTCGAGATTGCCTACCCAgcctgttttagaggtttccctgcTTCAATACAACTAAATGAAATGATCAACTCattagcaagctttgcagaagcctggtaatgatcctgatcatatgaatcaggtgtgttggaggagggaaacatcgcAGACatgctggataggggctctcgaagaCCAGACTTTGGCACCCCTGCATTAAAGACCAACTtggaagtaatttcataacatccCCCAAAAATGGTCACAAGTGATGTAGTTAAacattgtccaaaaaaagaaagcatgaaaaaaactcatttatattttgtatatttgaCAAAATAATCGTTTTCCGTAGCTAGAGCTTGGCGACTGACAAACCCGGAAGTGATATGGGACAACAATGGCAGAACTCAATATGGAAAGTACACAAAGGCAGCCAAAAATGGATTCAGAAAGCAATATGCTGAGCTTAAATGAGGAGATCCAAGTATTTGAAtagttggaggaagaggaggagattgACATGTTATATGTTGGACCATATAAGTACGAGCCAGAGCAAACTCTGTCGTAAACAACAATGTTTTCTACTTCCTGattctttgttttcatttattttgttaaatggaTGTAGACCATTCATCCCAAACTGCCCAAGTCATtagtttattcaaaaataaatcaatcaataaattaaattgCTTTCTACTTCTAATGTGGTGAAGTGTTGTTCATATGCTGTAGACGCTCTTCACTGCCTCCTATAGCTTGGGAGAATATCAACCACAGCGGGGAAAAGTCGCACTGTGTATAATGGAGGCAGCAAAACGTGTGCTCGCAGGCGTACACAGTCAAGCAAACCCTTTGAAAGTGGAGGGGACGGATGGTAGTCTTTGTGAAACTGAAGGAAACCCCCATCCCCAGTACCATCTGCACCTGTGCAAGAGGACAATCACTCTCATTACTCTGTAATCTCGCTCCTCTATAGGTTCGTTTTCTGTGGCAGTTATACTGCTTATCTCCAGTGATGAATTTACTCAGGGTTAGAGACGAAAAATCAATGGTGAGAACGGAGGAAGAGCGACAAATGAAATGGAGATATTCAGCAGAGCCAGACTCACTCGTCCTGGGCGAAGTGTGCCCCTGGGGGATAAAGGAAAATGTGTAATGGAACTTCAGTGACATATCAGCTAGGTTTGCAGTTGATGATATGTTTGTTTATATCAACACTTAGCGTGGACTACAAGAATATAGACATTAGGACCTTTGAACATTTGGCCACTGGAGCCAGTTTCACGAACCAATCTGAACTTTGGTAAGCAAATCAATCATGAGTTGAGCTACTAaatagtctcaagaagccatggcCAAAAAGATACAGGAagtatttcattttagtttgacaTGGCCATTTTAGAATCCTATTGCTCATTTTCAGGGGTCCTTCAAAAGCAAGCTTGCCTAGacgttttttccaattcttacCAAATGTGAAAACTTAAAATGAATGGAACGATAAATTGTGagaaccccaccccaccccacccccccaaataacctggcaatagccagatggatatgcgcttcactcaagtgagttctccgcaatatccatctggtacctctccacggtaATTTGGTAGGGAAAGACGGGACATTCAACAATTCAAGGTGATTGGATAATGCAGCATTCTGATGTttattttaaccaatcacagccatgGGTGAAAActtcgtcttcgttcttgctgaaggggggaaaagcacgaatatcttaccagctagaaatgcacgaagcgcctctcgctcttcaaaattcaacaaggaaatggtgagtaattctgcaagaacagaattaattgcaacgtccattcgtccatggtaggtttgtttgttagctccttcgtctgcgctggcttcctggtttcgtcacagttgcatatcccgctcccaaacacaatgtcgctctgtgattggtccgaaccaatcagcaggagcggtacaagatgtattctccggagtttgtgaactcacgaATACCGCGAAAATTCATCGATCGCGAGAGAGAGAAAGTCAGTTTTTTTTAGTAACATAAAATTCGGTAGGCATGCTTATCACAAGTAAACCTGCAAAAGAAGTCTCAAAAAGCCATGCCTGAAGACACATGAAGTCTGCCACTTTTGGTTGAGGCAGTCAATCTTCAACCAATCCAAAGTTTTGACTTTTACAGTGGTCCTTCAAAGACCTTTgaccttgagacttttttttctagttcCCACTAGATATTAACCACGTACATTTAACAGACAAGTGCGagtgattagattttttttatcatttcattTAGAAGTCTTGGTTTGAACTTGTCCTTGTCTCAGTCTTGACTCTCTCAAACCACTTTGATTCAGTCTCAACACACCAAAATCGGtctccacccacccatccaagTTTTGGTCTTGACTTAGTCTTAACCCATCAAAATATCAGCCTTGACTTAGGTTCGCTTGTCAAAGTCTTGTTCTTGAAACAATCTAAAGTCCTTGAAGTCttgggggcctattcactaaaggtttgcgtcgcctttgcaccacgctaaccggcaaaaatggagcaatctgggagcgcctaattcactaaacaagcgcagatggggaaatccgtcactaagtgctctgccaaacagattgcgtcactgtgcgccagtgttatttgcgcgtatgtaaattaggtcatttgcatacatttgacgcaaaatatgcccaccccaatgcaaaagggactcattgatatacagcatcTAATTCAGTAAcgtcagcgcaaatagccacaccgcgtttgtgtgacgcaaataacgtatttggaaagcatgtattaacctgctgcaaccttgattccgggatcatgacagcagtgcgtgCCATTTGTAGCACAACATCCACGGCAGATcatgcagagaggagagaggagagaggagagaggagagaggagagaggagagaggagagaggagagaggagagagagagagggaggggtaaatttttctatgtttgttTTAGGAAACATAACGTAaaccgggctgatcggcaatggcggggaggcattttaccatcatttttacgtgccagatgcatactgtacgcccacgccaacctctgaaaatatatttttaaaacacgatcgcaccaataatttgtactttattaatGGATGAcgttgttgtcgtcctctctgctctgtacagcttaatggcgctataaacgcttactctcggtccaacctcgctttctgataatgtaatctttcttgcaactgttactataacaaccatgttcttggcgcaaatccattgccatgtgtggtaaatcaggtgcgccggtatatgattagaacaatatccttagtgaataggttggtaactgggcgcagactgcgggtgcagttgtggtgcaatatttcgcgctattaccggacgcagcacattcttagtgaatatgccccttgaTGGTCTAAAAATCTTGTGTTAAGTCAGTGCTCATGTTCCGTTTCTTTGTATGTTCCAACAGGTGTTCGGTCGGACCTGGAAGCATCCTCCCTGGACATCAAAATAGAGGATAGTCCCAGTCACTCGGCCATGCTGACACCAGTGTCGGATGTGTCGGCCGGTGAGCTGGTGGCACTCTCCCCTGTGCATCTGTCCGAAACAGCTTCTGACTCCGGTGGCCCAGATGCAGTGGATGCCACCGAAGCTGTGGAGGCTGGGGGATCAAACGGGCAGGTGGACACATCCGGCACCGACGGAGAGGCTCAGGTGGATGAGAGTGGCAAGAAGAGCAAAGCACACCTCCACTGTCCCGTCTGCAAAGTGACGATGAACTCCACCTCCCAGTTGGAAGCCCACAACAGCGGTATGGACTTGAAATTATGATAATAAACTTTGCTTTACAATTAATGTCACTCAAGCTGTCTGGTGTCCTTGGATTGTGAGTCTCATTTTATCCGTCTTATTGTGTATGTCTCCTTTTGTCCATCTGGATGTGTCCATCTGATTGTGTTTATTATATTGTGCTCATCAGGTACAAAGCACAAGCTGATGCTGGAGGGTCAAAGcgtgatgccccgccgccgcgGCAAAATGGCGGCGGCTCGAGCCAGCTATAAAAGCAAGAGGCTGGCTAGTAAAGGTAGCCTGGGCGTGTCCAATAAAAGCTTCCAGTGCGAAGTGTGTGAGATCGCTCTCAACTCAGAGACGCAACTAAGTCAGGTGAGACATAGATGTACTAGCTTGGCCTAACGTAGCGTGCTGTGAAAAAGACTAACATGAGCGTTTTCAGCCCGGGATGTCAATAGTTGTCATCACTTGATGATGTACTGAAagctaaacaacaacaaaaaatacattgtacTGCTGAATCCCAACAGAAGTTTGAAAGTGAACTTTAACAAGAAACCCTCAACCTGGCTGCGCTCTAATTTGAAACTCTAACCCTGTTTTTTCACctcatttttaaatacaaatcttGTTTGAAAGCCTAATTGGAAACCCTTACCATGGAAATAAAGGACTCCAGCAGATGCGTCAGCTTCTGTACAAACAGTGGCCTATAATGAGCTCACCTCTGCACTCCTCATtaggatgatgatgaggatgaagatgaggatgaggatgatgccTATGGCAGAATAATGAAAACACAACTGTGTATACTAATAGTGTGGAAAACAATTTGGAGCAATTTTAACCCATGTGCCATGCTGAGACACACCTATTGCAGAAGGCAGCACACGCATTACGTAATGCACGTCTAAATTATTTTGACTAAATGAGAccagccggcaccttcatttaGGATACAGCACTGCCATTTTGTGCACAAATGATGCAAGCGCGGAGCGTCTGAGCGTCATTCCGCTACACTCGCACCTTCTCAATTCATGGAAGCATGCTGGAAATGTCGCTTCTTCAATCCCATGCCAACAATCATTGAGTTTTGCTTGGAAGGGAGGATGCGAATAATACAAAGTACACTGAAAAAAGTTTTACCCcacttaaatttaaaaaaatgatgtccagatatcacatctaaaatatttgacttcacagaAACTAAATTGAGTGACTTCGTATGACTTgattatttcatgttgatgtaaaCAACTTGAACCAACTTTAATTTTTTCGCcttgatccaaaatattttcttaacattttagtTACTGaaccaaattaattaatttactttTAACTGACATCCCATGTTTTATAAAGTACTGTACCACTGACTGTCAATGAGCAGCAGCAGGCACTCAGGAACCATTTGGTGAGTTAAACATCCAATTCCAACCCATAATGCTGAAGGAAAACAGGAAGCCATATGGGTTCAATTTTTATtaggagtgttaaaaaaaaatcgattcggcgatatatcgcgatactacatcgcgcgattctcgaatcgattcaattaaaaaaaaatcgatttttttttttatttatttatattttttttttaagagctcagaattgttcattcggtagtcttaccgattcaacgtcttatcatcattgcctttgtgtgtgtgtgtgtgtgtgtgtgtgtgtgtgtgtgtgtgtgtgtgcgtgtgtgtgtgtgtgtgtgtgtgtgtgtgtgtgtgtgtgtgtgtgtgtgaatcgatttttaaacttccatttttaatggaaaaatattcaacaaaacatctgacttcgggttaggattcacaccttgagcatggaagaatgttatatgaacggaacattaagccttaatattttattttaatgctgttcaaacatgaaacagattacaacctctataagactgaaatttcagataaataaataatacattttcatataaatcttacactctacaagcttactgattagtattttctaaatttgaatgaaaaaaaatcgcaacaagacttataaattcgtatcgggattaatcggtattgaatcgaatcgtgacctgtgaatcgtgatacaaatcgaatcgtcaggtactaggcaattcacacccctaatttttataGTCTATCGGTATGACCCAGGCAGGGATTGTTGAACCCACAATCTccctatacatatatatatatatatatatatatatatatatatatatatatatatatatatatatattagtgctgtcaaacgattaaaatttttaatctgattaatcacactttttaattttgattaatcacgattaatcagctaaattacttgcattatataaaatgcaaaatactgtaatattttgacgttaatgcattttattatctaaatgtcatttgaaaacattgattaaatgcatgtacgcaattgtatGCATGcatgctcaaaacataacagcatcataacaattgggtgcaattcagcaattatattaCAAAGAACGTGCTAAATACTGACGGAAActtggtaacagcatcatatcaactgagtgcaattcagcaattatgaattaattaaatgcaaattacttttgttttatctaaagtcccgttggggtgttttttaaagcaaaatttaccaccgagcacaccaactggagtcacccgctCATCTTGGaccaacaggcgtaggaaatgccgtgcattgacctaatcactgacctgcgcagccttcaatgtaaccatccgcggttacgttcaaggctcaagtgcggtcgaaaaaaatagtgcgattaatctgcattaatacgtgattaatgcaacatttttctgtgattaattaatctattaacgctttaactttgacagccctaatatatatatatatatatatatatacatccatccatccatccattttcttgaccgcttattcctcacaagggtcgcagggggtgccagagcctatcccagctggcgaTGGGCAGTATCtggagtacaccctggactggttgccagccaattacagtgatttgattgtgaaaaacacttattttGCATTGTCAGACATCAATTTTGATTTCGAcagaactaaaaatacgtccaaaggacccaaaataaagtttttgattTCCTTCCAATTAAATTTCCTGTCTTCATGCCCTCCAGGTAATATTTTTAGTTTGGGTCAAATGGACGTGCATGCGCATTGAAAACGACAGCACATCACTACCACCAAGGCATTGCACACAGGTGCTGGGGTGGCGGAGTGGTTACAGTCGCTTTCCTTCGGTGCCTATGGCATGGGTTTGTTTCCCCACCCAGCagaccatgtttgtatgtgtgagtgAATGTAAATGCTTGAACCCCAAATCCTGTCTTATCATATTGGCCAACAATGGTAGTGTGCATAATGTCATATTTACATCTTCCCATTGTATGTATCTCCAATATGCACAGACTGTCTTCTCTTTCAACTCCACAGATATGATGTACTGTAGATATGTTCTTCCAATAGAGAATTGCTGAGTCACAGTTTGGTTATTGTGATTATATTCTCCCATTTACACCATGATTACACAGACGCGTTCCTCCCTGGAGAAGAGGGAAAGTTAGTCAGGTGGAAAGCGATGTGATTTGTATATGCTTCAGTCAACGCTCTGCATTGTTTGTACACAAGATGAAGATGCTGGAGATGACGATGTTCGGGGAACAGATGCTGATGATGCTTatggtgttttgctttttgttttcccaGCACATGAACAGCAGACGGCATAAGGATCGAATGGCTGGAAAACCGGCCAAGCCCAAATTTACACCACACAGCAAGAATCAGCAGAGCAGCTTAGCGGTGAGCATTACACTCTGTGTGCGTTTGTAgacgtgtgcatgcgtgtgttgtCACAAAAGTAAGTATGAACCTTTTAAACGAAATTATTTaaggaaggaagaaaaggaGGAAAGACAGAATTAAAGAAGGATTCAAATGTAGG encodes:
- the znf385c gene encoding zinc finger protein 385C isoform X2; translated protein: MRVTHRHAATMLIGTSGQGGPLLASLPVAGRPLQPQLDLKHLLPFRLNGSSPLSLFPNFNTMDPVQKAVINHTFGVPQPLKKKQIISCNICHLRFNSTNQAEAHYKGHKHTRKLKAIEAQKNKQRRASSGGRERDRERDRTKTSEVVAPPPVTDPSLEEGTSVRSDLEASSLDIKIEDSPSHSAMLTPVSDVSAGELVALSPVHLSETASDSGGPDAVDATEAVEAGGSNGQVDTSGTDGEAQVDESGKKSKAHLHCPVCKVTMNSTSQLEAHNSGTKHKLMLEGQSVMPRRRGKMAAARASYKSKRLASKGSLGVSNKSFQCEVCEIALNSETQLSQHMNSRRHKDRMAGKPAKPKFTPHSKNQQSSLASMRWSGCAGVAVSAMKKALGQYRFTSFSSQTKLALQKQLTKSLTAGFLPGPLTPPTLCTVAANPLALRHPMAAASAAATFIQTPFLGPALFRPAPGPLRHAPIIFSPY